Proteins from a genomic interval of Rhodococcus rhodochrous:
- a CDS encoding ferredoxin has protein sequence MKVKVDPERCQGHTLCAMAAPDVFELSDIDGHATAVVEDVPAHLEEAVREAARSCPEQAIQIS, from the coding sequence GTGAAGGTGAAAGTCGACCCCGAGCGCTGCCAGGGCCACACCCTGTGCGCCATGGCAGCACCGGACGTCTTCGAACTCAGTGACATCGACGGGCACGCCACCGCCGTCGTCGAAGACGTTCCCGCCCATCTGGAGGAGGCCGTGCGCGAAGCCGCCCGGTCCTGCCCTGAGCAGGCCATTCAGATCTCCTGA